Proteins co-encoded in one Ictalurus furcatus strain D&B chromosome 9, Billie_1.0, whole genome shotgun sequence genomic window:
- the LOC128612772 gene encoding antimicrobial peptide NK-lysin-like, with protein MFWNLLVASFFIGSACAMHMEYLRVDSSEELLDGTLDSTDQDEDLAMSETQLLPGACWACQWAMKKVKKQLGNNPTVDIIKAQLKKVCNSIGFLRGLCKKMINKYLDTLVEELSTTDDPTTICGNIGICKSLSMLELFQAFPQHHKQI; from the exons ATGTTCTGGAACCTCCTCGTTGCTTCTTTCTTCATAGGCTCAG CCTGTGCAATGCACATGGAATACCTGAGAGTTGACTCTTCTGAGGAACTCCTTGATGGGACTTTG GATTCTACTGATCAGGATGAGGACTTGGCGATGTCTGAGACACAGCTACTCCCTGGTGCCTGTTGGGCTTGTCAGTGGGCCATGaagaaagtgaaaaaacaaCTTGGCAATAATCCAACTGTG GACATTATTAAAGCACAATTGAAGAAAGTCTGCAATTCAATCGGATTCCTTCGAGGTCTCTGCAAGAAAATGATTAACAAGTACTTGGATACCTTGGTGGAGGAACTTTCTACCACAGATGATCCAACAACAATCTGTGGTAATATTGGTATTTGCAA GTCATTGAGCATGCTGGAATTGTTCCAAGCTTTTCCACAACACCACAAGCAGATCTGA
- the LOC128612735 gene encoding antimicrobial peptide NK-lysin-like has protein sequence MLRNLLVASFLIGAAYAVHLEYLKVDSEELLDETWDEDLLMPEEQIPGLCWICKQLMKKVKKHLGNHENAEKIKEKLRRGCDKLPGVKDLCKKMVNKNIDLLVEELSTDDDPKAICAKAGLCNSVDMWELIQAFPQNYQKL, from the exons ATGCTCCGAAACCTCCTCGTTGCTTCTTTCCTCATAGGCGCAG CCTATGCAGTGCACCTGGAATACCTGAAAGTTGACTCTGAGGAACTCCTTGATGAGACTTGG GATGAGGATTTGCTGATGCCCGAGGAACAGATCCCTGGTCTGTGTTGGATTTGTAAGCAGCTCATGAAGAAAGTGAAAAAACATCTTGGTAATCATGAAAATGCG GAAAAGATTAAAGAAAAACTGAGGAGAGGCTGTGACAAACTCCCAGGTGTGAAGGATTTGTGTAAGAAAATGGTTAATAAGAACATTGATCTCTTGGTGGAGGAACTTTCTACTGATGATGATCCGAAAGCAATCTGTGCTAAAGCTGGCCTTTGCAA CTCAGTGGACATGTGGGAATTGATCCAAGCTTTTCCACAAAACTACCAGAAGCTCTGA